One Desulfuromonas acetexigens genomic window carries:
- the glmU gene encoding bifunctional UDP-N-acetylglucosamine diphosphorylase/glucosamine-1-phosphate N-acetyltransferase GlmU: MSGQQLAAVILAAGQGTRMKSALPKVLHPVAGEPMVNFPIRLCRELHCEKTVLVVGHGAEEVRRALVDQPVSFAVQAEQLGTGHALLCAADELRDFSGTLLLLCGDVPLLRRQTLERLLAYHAEQQAAVTVLTAEMANPHGYGRIVRDGEAVLRIVEEKDASAKEKAIHEINTGIYAFQAPLVFEALRSVGRDNAQGEYYLTDVLEIARAQGLAVRALAVTDADEPMGINDRVQLAEANAILRRRINEAHMRAGVTLIDPDTTYIDTSVEIAPDCVIHPNVHLRGVTRLGGNCIVEPGVIVSDCVIGEHAHLKAGSVLAESTLGPCCAIGPMAHLRPGTVLAGHNKLGNFVETKKAILAEKAQASHLTYIGDAEVGRNVNIGCGTITCNYDGVNKHKTIIEDDVFVGSDTQFVAPVRIGRNSLIGAGSTITKDVPPDSLALSRCEQRIIEGWRLRQKNTKK; the protein is encoded by the coding sequence ATGAGCGGACAACAGTTGGCGGCGGTCATTCTCGCGGCGGGGCAGGGGACGCGGATGAAATCGGCCTTGCCCAAGGTGTTGCACCCGGTGGCCGGCGAGCCGATGGTCAATTTCCCCATCCGCCTCTGCCGGGAACTGCACTGTGAGAAGACGGTGCTGGTCGTCGGCCACGGCGCCGAAGAGGTACGCCGGGCGCTTGTGGATCAGCCGGTGAGCTTTGCCGTGCAGGCCGAGCAGCTCGGCACCGGCCATGCCCTGCTCTGCGCCGCCGACGAACTACGCGACTTTTCCGGCACCCTGCTTCTCTTGTGCGGCGACGTGCCGCTCTTGCGTCGCCAGACCCTGGAGCGCCTTCTTGCCTACCATGCCGAACAGCAGGCGGCGGTCACCGTCCTTACCGCCGAGATGGCCAATCCCCACGGCTACGGGCGCATTGTCCGTGACGGCGAGGCGGTGCTGCGCATCGTCGAAGAGAAGGACGCCTCCGCCAAGGAGAAGGCCATCCACGAGATCAATACGGGTATCTACGCTTTTCAGGCGCCGCTGGTTTTCGAAGCGCTGCGCTCCGTCGGCCGCGACAACGCCCAGGGGGAATACTATCTGACCGACGTGCTCGAGATCGCCCGCGCCCAGGGGCTGGCGGTGCGGGCCCTGGCGGTGACCGACGCCGATGAGCCGATGGGGATCAACGACCGCGTGCAGCTGGCCGAGGCCAATGCCATCCTGCGGCGGCGTATCAACGAGGCGCACATGCGCGCCGGCGTCACCCTCATCGATCCGGACACCACCTATATCGACACCTCAGTAGAGATCGCCCCGGACTGCGTCATCCATCCCAATGTCCATCTGCGCGGCGTCACCCGCTTGGGCGGCAACTGCATCGTCGAACCGGGGGTCATCGTCAGCGATTGCGTCATCGGCGAGCACGCCCATCTCAAGGCCGGTTCGGTCCTGGCCGAGTCGACCCTCGGCCCGTGCTGCGCCATCGGCCCGATGGCCCATCTGCGCCCGGGCACGGTCCTCGCCGGGCACAACAAGCTCGGCAACTTCGTAGAAACCAAAAAGGCCATCCTGGCGGAAAAGGCCCAGGCCAGCCATCTGACCTACATCGGCGACGCCGAGGTCGGCCGCAACGTCAACATCGGCTGCGGTACCATCACCTGCAACTACGACGGCGTCAACAAACACAAAACGATCATCGAGGATGACGTCTTCGTCGGCAGCGACACCCAGTTCGTCGCGCCGGTGCGCATTGGCCGCAACAGCCTGATCGGCGCCGGCTCGACCATCACCAAGGATGTCCCCCCCGATTCCCTGGCCCTGTCGCGCTGTGAGCAGCGGATCATCGAAGGCTGGCGACTGCGGCAGAAAAACACGAAAAAATGA
- a CDS encoding MXAN_5187 C-terminal domain-containing protein, which yields MNDRLLILRDLGEIEQELKELVILYEQYFAGVEKREPLKQREHLARRLRHFVNRRIIQTDARFRYQTLAARYHSYSSHWDRILRLIDEGRYDRHTAKLKNASSLAEEPIPTATAADPGDKIYQDLLAARQSCGIAGPPPDPRQVKLFLENQRDKIREKFGDRAVEFRVEIEDGKPKIKVRAKK from the coding sequence ATGAATGATCGTTTGCTGATTCTGCGGGATCTGGGGGAAATCGAGCAAGAGCTCAAGGAGCTGGTCATCCTCTACGAACAGTATTTCGCCGGCGTGGAAAAACGCGAGCCGCTCAAGCAGCGCGAACACCTGGCCCGCCGTCTGCGCCATTTCGTCAATCGCCGCATCATTCAGACCGACGCCCGCTTCCGCTACCAGACCCTGGCTGCGCGCTATCACAGCTACTCCAGCCATTGGGATCGCATCCTGCGCCTCATCGACGAAGGCCGCTACGACCGGCATACCGCCAAACTCAAGAACGCGTCGTCGCTCGCGGAGGAACCGATCCCGACGGCAACGGCGGCCGACCCCGGGGATAAAATCTACCAGGATCTTCTCGCCGCCCGTCAAAGCTGCGGCATTGCCGGCCCGCCCCCCGATCCTCGTCAGGTCAAACTCTTTCTTGAAAACCAGAGGGACAAGATCCGTGAGAAATTCGGCGACCGGGCAGTAGAGTTCCGCGTCGAAATCGAAGACGGAAAGCCGAAAATCAAGGTCCGCGCGAAAAAATAG